A single genomic interval of Lathyrus oleraceus cultivar Zhongwan6 chromosome 7, CAAS_Psat_ZW6_1.0, whole genome shotgun sequence harbors:
- the LOC127102469 gene encoding uncharacterized protein LOC127102469: MDPLEQNHIALRGDVDSMKNQIDQLVEAMIALEKREDNIQQTAIVENVIPAPVNGPTQSQHVRTPVDNSIVQEHHVVQDSSRHDVVEYHSFAFSMPDSHGTSLAVYAEQPHDDEISKRCCVLEKRLKAIERQDTVELNALGMSLVPDLVIPPKFKVPEFEKYKGDGCLKHHLVMFCRKMASHAHDDKLMIHYFQDSLTGASLSWYMKLERSHIQSWLDLDNDFLKHYKYNLDKAPDRMQLRALSKESNESFRGYAQRWRELAACIEPPLLDKELMELFRDTL; the protein is encoded by the coding sequence ATGGATCCATTGGAGCAAAATCACATTGCATTAAGAGGAGATGTTGACTCGATGAAAAACCAGATAGACCAACTTGTGGAGGCTATGATAGCTTTAGAAAAGAGGGAGGACAACATTCAGCAGACTGCAATCGTAGAGAATGTTATTCCAGCTCCAGTAAATGGTCCTACCCAATCTCAGCATGTGCGGACCCCAGTTGATAACTCTATTGTACAAGAACATCATGTTGTTCAAGATTCCTCACGCCATGATGTTGTTGAGTATCACAGTTTTGCATTCTCCATGCCAGATTCCCATGGAACAAGCCTAGCGGTTTATGCTGAACAACCACATGATGATGAGATTTCTAAAAGATGTTGCgtgctagagaaaagactcaaggCCATAGAAAGGCAAGATACGGTTGAACTTAATGCCTTAGGCATGTCTTTGGTACCTGACCTGGTTATACCCCCAAAATTCAAAGTACCggaatttgagaagtacaaaggggatgGCTGTCtaaagcaccatttggtgatgttttgtcGAAAAATGGCATCTCATGCCCACGATGATAAGCTAATGATTCACTATTTTCAGGACAGTTTGACCGGGGCATCGTTGAGttggtacatgaagttagaaagaAGTCACATTCAATCATGGTTAGACCTAGATAACGACTTCTTGAAGCACTACAAATATAATTTGGACAAAGCTCCTGATCGCATGCAGCTGAGAGCCTTATCTAAAGAGAGCAATGAATCCTTcagagggtatgcccaaagatggagagagttagcggCTTGCATTGAGCCACCACTCTTAGACAAAgaattgatggaattattcagggACACCCTATAA